From one Phoenix dactylifera cultivar Barhee BC4 unplaced genomic scaffold, palm_55x_up_171113_PBpolish2nd_filt_p 000283F, whole genome shotgun sequence genomic stretch:
- the LOC120105437 gene encoding bifunctional levopimaradiene synthase, chloroplastic-like isoform X1: MALPCSLAQPPAPSLPRFLTHHPSALASLPVSPCRHLRQSLSLSPQLLRTRRSTRHSSTFALLKPEEGFMQADEKEEDLIGAIEVELACIETCLKDTAALFEALMLVDLMERLGIQRYFEHQIRRILRTSYMQWDDKYGLNDAKATVLAFRLLRLHGYPASAGVLMALEDGKKSFYECFSVDSPTNISAMLNLYRCSQTGFPSESKIMGDAQEFARSQLLNVLSEGNPTLLQPNNLGIEVNFALELPRRRLMPRLEARSIIKQLWPGNESTRKYLKLAKLDLQKLQKLYQQELEELERWWQRCGFDEVKSARKSLAHAFFLLAPTIYEPQFSSCRLAYAKGVVLITFVDDFFDGKSCDLQELRRFNEAFKRWDSSLIDDLPQPKLLFKSVDDVCLELAAEANKVQGRNVLPIFKHLWAELAACFLKEAEWTQSECIPSYEEYMKCATVSVSSKTLAWTSAFLLGEKITDEMLSHIGPDSRFMHLVSVVCRLSNDLASSSRELEEGKVATGVGCYMRDHPGCTQVEAMVGLTSVIELACQELEWELYRSRAVAPEFCSRAVLGNARGARLLYRRVDGYTNPDEELMKLSQDFMFNPLE, from the exons ATGGCTCTCCCCTGCTCCCTTGCTCAGCCTCCTGCTCcatcacttccgcgcttcctcACCCATCACCCATCTGCCTTGGCATCGCTGCCAGTATCCCCGTGCCGCCACCTCCGTCAGTCACTCTCCCTTTCACCTCAGCTTCTCCGCACGAGAAGAAGCACGCGCCATTCGTCGACGTTTGCCCTTCTAAAGCCggag GAGGGCTTCATGCAGGCAGATGAAAAAGAGGAGGATCTGATTGGTGCAATAGAGGTGGAACTTGCATGCATTGAGACTTGTCTAAAGGATACTGCTGCTCTTTTTGAGGCTCTAATGTTGGTGGATTTGATGGAACGGCTTGGAATCCAAAGATACTTCGAACACCAAATCCGACGTATTTTACGCACAAGCTACAT GCAATGGGATGATAAGTATGGGTTGAATGATGCAAAAGCCACAGTATTAGCCTTTCGCTTGCTAAGGCTTCATGGCTACCCAGCCTCTGCAG GTGTTCTTATGGCTTTAGAGGATGGGAAAAAGAGCTTTTATGAATGTTTCTCCGTCGATTCACCAACCAATATATCAGCTATGTTGAACCTGTATAGATGCTCTCAGACAGGCTTCCCGTCTGAATCAAAAATCATGGGAGATGCACAGGAATTTGCAAGGTCCCAACTCCTTAACGTCTTGTCAGAGGGGAACCCAACTCTGTTGCAGCCCAACAACCTTGGGATAGAG GTAAATTTTGCGTTGGAATTACCTCGTCGACGCCTCATGCCAAGATTAGAAGCAAGAAGCATTATAAAACAATTGTGGCCAGGAAATGAGAGTACAAGAAAATATTTGAAACTTGCAAAGTTGGACTTACAAAAGTTGCAGAAGCTATATCAACAAGAGCTGGAGGAATTGGAGAG ATGGTGGCAGCGATGTGGGTTTGATGAAGTGAAATCTGCTCGTAAAAGCCTTGCACATGCTTTTTTTTTACTAGCACCAACTATCTACGAACCTCAATTTTCATCTTGTCGTTTGGCCTACGCCAAGGGGGTAGTCCTGATCACCTTTGTTGATGATTTCTTTGATGGCAAAAGCTGTGACCTTCAAGAGCTTCGACGCTTTAATGAGGCTTTCAAGAG GTGGGACTCATCTCTTATCGATGATCTTCCTCAACCCAAGCTACTATTCAAAAGCGTCGATGATGTCTGTTTAGAGCTTGCAGCAGAAGCCAACAAAGTTCAGGGTCGCAACGTCCTTCCCATATTCAAGCATTTG TGGGCGGAGCTTGCAGCTTGCTTTTTGAAGGAAGCAGAATGGACGCAAAGCGAGTGCATTCCGAGCTATGAAGAATACATGAAATGCGCCACCGTCTCTGTTTCATCGAAAACGCTGGCTTGGACGTCTGCATTCTTGCTGGGAGAGAAGATCACAGATGAGATGCTCAGCCACATTGGTCCTGACTCACGCTTCATGCACCTCGTTTCCGTCGTATGCCGACTTTCCAATGATCTTGCCTCCTCTTCGAGGGAGCTCGAGGAGGGAAAGGTGGCCACAGGGGTTGGCTGCTACATGAGGGACCACCCAGGCTGCACGCAGGTGGAAGCCATGGTAGGTCTCACCAGTGTGATTGAGTTGGCCTGTCAGGAACTGGAGTGGGAGCTCTATCGATCAAGAGCAGTAGCGCCGGAGTTCTGTAGCCGTGCAGTCCTGGGTAATGCTCGAGGTGCCCGTCTTCTTTACAGAAGGGTGGATGGCTATACCAATCCTGACGAAGAACTCATGA
- the LOC120105437 gene encoding bifunctional levopimaradiene synthase, chloroplastic-like isoform X2, giving the protein MALPCSLAQPPAPSLPRFLTHHPSALASLPVSPCRHLRQSLSLSPQLLRTRRSTRHSSTFALLKPEEGFMQADEKEEDLIGAIEVELACIETCLKDTAALFEALMLVDLMERLGIQRYFEHQIRRILRTSYMQWDDKYGLNDAKATVLAFRLLRLHGYPASAGVLMALEDGKKSFYECFSVDSPTNISAMLNLYRCSQTGFPSESKIMGDAQEFARSQLLNVLSEGNPTLLQPNNLGIEVNFALELPRRRLMPRLEARSIIKQLWPGNESTRKYLKLAKLDLQKLQKLYQQELEELERWDSSLIDDLPQPKLLFKSVDDVCLELAAEANKVQGRNVLPIFKHLWAELAACFLKEAEWTQSECIPSYEEYMKCATVSVSSKTLAWTSAFLLGEKITDEMLSHIGPDSRFMHLVSVVCRLSNDLASSSRELEEGKVATGVGCYMRDHPGCTQVEAMVGLTSVIELACQELEWELYRSRAVAPEFCSRAVLGNARGARLLYRRVDGYTNPDEELMKLSQDFMFNPLE; this is encoded by the exons ATGGCTCTCCCCTGCTCCCTTGCTCAGCCTCCTGCTCcatcacttccgcgcttcctcACCCATCACCCATCTGCCTTGGCATCGCTGCCAGTATCCCCGTGCCGCCACCTCCGTCAGTCACTCTCCCTTTCACCTCAGCTTCTCCGCACGAGAAGAAGCACGCGCCATTCGTCGACGTTTGCCCTTCTAAAGCCggag GAGGGCTTCATGCAGGCAGATGAAAAAGAGGAGGATCTGATTGGTGCAATAGAGGTGGAACTTGCATGCATTGAGACTTGTCTAAAGGATACTGCTGCTCTTTTTGAGGCTCTAATGTTGGTGGATTTGATGGAACGGCTTGGAATCCAAAGATACTTCGAACACCAAATCCGACGTATTTTACGCACAAGCTACAT GCAATGGGATGATAAGTATGGGTTGAATGATGCAAAAGCCACAGTATTAGCCTTTCGCTTGCTAAGGCTTCATGGCTACCCAGCCTCTGCAG GTGTTCTTATGGCTTTAGAGGATGGGAAAAAGAGCTTTTATGAATGTTTCTCCGTCGATTCACCAACCAATATATCAGCTATGTTGAACCTGTATAGATGCTCTCAGACAGGCTTCCCGTCTGAATCAAAAATCATGGGAGATGCACAGGAATTTGCAAGGTCCCAACTCCTTAACGTCTTGTCAGAGGGGAACCCAACTCTGTTGCAGCCCAACAACCTTGGGATAGAG GTAAATTTTGCGTTGGAATTACCTCGTCGACGCCTCATGCCAAGATTAGAAGCAAGAAGCATTATAAAACAATTGTGGCCAGGAAATGAGAGTACAAGAAAATATTTGAAACTTGCAAAGTTGGACTTACAAAAGTTGCAGAAGCTATATCAACAAGAGCTGGAGGAATTGGAGAG GTGGGACTCATCTCTTATCGATGATCTTCCTCAACCCAAGCTACTATTCAAAAGCGTCGATGATGTCTGTTTAGAGCTTGCAGCAGAAGCCAACAAAGTTCAGGGTCGCAACGTCCTTCCCATATTCAAGCATTTG TGGGCGGAGCTTGCAGCTTGCTTTTTGAAGGAAGCAGAATGGACGCAAAGCGAGTGCATTCCGAGCTATGAAGAATACATGAAATGCGCCACCGTCTCTGTTTCATCGAAAACGCTGGCTTGGACGTCTGCATTCTTGCTGGGAGAGAAGATCACAGATGAGATGCTCAGCCACATTGGTCCTGACTCACGCTTCATGCACCTCGTTTCCGTCGTATGCCGACTTTCCAATGATCTTGCCTCCTCTTCGAGGGAGCTCGAGGAGGGAAAGGTGGCCACAGGGGTTGGCTGCTACATGAGGGACCACCCAGGCTGCACGCAGGTGGAAGCCATGGTAGGTCTCACCAGTGTGATTGAGTTGGCCTGTCAGGAACTGGAGTGGGAGCTCTATCGATCAAGAGCAGTAGCGCCGGAGTTCTGTAGCCGTGCAGTCCTGGGTAATGCTCGAGGTGCCCGTCTTCTTTACAGAAGGGTGGATGGCTATACCAATCCTGACGAAGAACTCATGA
- the LOC120105430 gene encoding bifunctional levopimaradiene synthase, chloroplastic-like produces the protein MHSEHIPSYEEYMRCTVVSIGARVVTWTSAFLLGEKFTDEMLSHLGPDSRFMYLISVVARLANDVATFQKEVREGKLATAVGCYMRDHPGCTQEEATAGVVNLIESAEEELEWALFRSRAVAPEFCSHAVVNGARNSRFLYKRMDGLTSIDEEIMKLFQDFAFNPLV, from the coding sequence ATGCATAGCGAACACATACCGAGCTACGAAGAATACATGCGATGCACCGTCGTCTCTATCGGAGCTAGAGTAGTAACATGGACTTCTGCATTCTTGCTGGGAGAAAAGTTCACGGATGAGATGCTCAGCCACCTGGGTCCAGACTCACGCTTCATGTACCTCATTTCCGTCGTAGCCCGGCTTGCCAACGACGTCGCCACCTTCCAAAAGGAGGTCCGGGAGGGAAAGTTGGCCACGGCGGTTGGCTGCTACATGAGGGACCACCCAGGTTGCACCCAGGAGGAAGCAACGGCGGGTGTCGTCAATTTGATCGAGTCGGCCGAGGAGGAGCTGGAGTGGGCGCTCTTTCGATCGAGGGCGGTAGCGCCGGAATTCTGCAGCCATGCGGTCGTGAATGGTGCTCGGAATTCGCGCTTTCTTTATAAAAGGATGGATGGCCTTACGAGTATTGACGAAGAAATCATGAAGCTCTTCCAAGATTTTGCATTCAACCCACTTGTATGA